The region TAGAGTTATCCCAGGGATGGAAATCCTATGTTGTTGTTGATAACGGAAATCccatgttattgttgttttattattattatttagggtgGTTCTGAATTGTAGTTTGAATAGTTAGAGTTATCCCAGGGATGGAAATCCTATGTTGTTGTTGATAACGGAAATCccatgttattgttgttttattattattatttagggtgGTTCTGAATTGTAGTTTGAATAGTTAGAGTTATCCCAGGGATGGAAATCCTATGTTGTTGTTGATAACGGAAATCccatgttattgttgttttattattattatttagggtgGTTCTGAATTGTAGTTTGAATAGTAGGAGTTGTCCTAGAGAAGGATATCccatgttattattgttgttgcttttgttgttaaAGAAAATtctatgttattattgttattgttgttgttattattattattatttagggtgGTTCTGAATTGTAGTCTGAATAGTAAGAGTTGTCCCAGGGAAGGAAATCCtatcttgttattgttgttgttgaatgaaatcctatgttgtattattattattacaattattattactattattattattattattattatttagggtgGTTCTGAATTGAAGTCTGAATAGTAAGACATGTTCTAAGGCAgggattccattattattattattattattattattattattattattattatagttcaggTGGTTCTGAATTGCAGTCTGAATAGTAAGAGTTGTTCTAAGGCaggaattctattattattattattattattattattattattattattatagttcaggcctgggccaacttcggccctccctccaggtgttttggacttcatctcccacaaagtttgtgcagtttagtaaacatttcccatgtttttatgatagatccaattaggaaatgatgtttatagtcgaggaacaaaaatcatgttacgctgttgttgttgttgtttatattggaGCACtgaccaagaaggccctgtttccTGTGCCTTACACATGCATTGTTTTTGTTATATATGTATGTTATATCTTAGTTCTCAACTGAGGGAATTGTAATTCATGCTAGTTCTCTGAAGCGTTGCCTTCTTTTGCAAACTCCTAGGTCACGGTGACGACTCGGCTGCTGGCCTCCCATCTGAGCGGGATCCGCCACTACGAGAAGGATGTCTCCAAAgtcaaggaagagaaggagaaggctaACCAGGCACTGAAGGCGGCGGCAAAAGGTCCCGCAAAGGAGAAAGAGGACAAAGCGGCTGAAAAGAGCAAAGGGAGCGATGCCAAGGgcgggaagaagaaaggagaatttGAACACGAGGAATATTACCTGAAAGAGAGGATCGAGCACGTGATGGACTCCCTGGATATCTTTAAAAACGACCCTCTCTTCTTCAAACCAGGTGAGTTGCTAGCCATCTTGGAATTTTGCAGCCACCTCTACTATtatctcattccttccttcctattattgcattccttctccctttcttcaAGGCAGCCAGTTCTTGTATTCAACGCATGGATTCACCCTCCTGAGCGCCGTAGTGGAGCGTGCCTCAGGACAGAGGTTCACGGACTACATGCTACAAATCTTCCGCGACCTGGACATGTCGGCAACGGGGCTGGACGAGAATGAGCCGCTCATCTACAACAGAGGGAGGTAAAGATCACCACCCGCCTtgactccattattattattatatgtgaacATTAGGATGGCTCTGAATTGTATTCGGAACAGTAAGAGTTTTGTTCCAGGACAGGAaatcccatattattattattattattttatttttattattttagggtGGTTGTGAATTGTAGTTTGAAGAGTAAGAGTTGTTGTAAGGCAgaaattccattattattatgattacgatTAATAttatagttcaggcatgggccaacttcggccctccctccaagcgttttggactgaaactcctactggctgttagtaataatgataatattttctattatatattatgcattgttttattattattatttcatattagatATTTTACATTATATGATTACTAACATTatcttatattattaaaaatctttattattttattagatatTATAAACTATTATGTATTATgattaattatttatatttatattattaataatattttctgttagatattatatattattactatcattgtcTTGTAGTattattcatatttattattttattagatattgtacactattatgtattattattaataatttatatttatattaataatattttctgttagatattatacattattatatattattactatcattgtcttgtattattattaatctttattattttattagatatTGTACACTATTATGTATTAATTATTTAtagttatattattaatattgggtATTAGATagtatacattattatatattattactattactagattattattaatttctgttGTTTTATTAGCTGCCCGTGCCTGTTCTAGTTGAGCATTTACAGCGTGGCTGAATTCTTGTCTCGTGGCTCCCTCCCTTGCAGGTACTACACCCACAACAAGAAGGGCCGCCTGGTCAACGCTCCCTTTGTGGACAACTCCTACAAGTGGGCTGGGGGCGGCTTCGTGTCCACGGTGGGTGACCTCCTCAAGTTTGGCAATGCCATGCTTTACAGCTACCAGCTGGGCTCCGTCCCGGAGAGCCTCCCTGCAGGGCAGCTGCCTGGCTACCTGAAGCCTGGCACGGTGGCCATGCTGTGGTCCACAGAGTCCGCCTGTCCCAAGGAGGGCCGCTACGGCCTGGCCTGGTTCGTTTCCGAGGGGCGGCAGGAGTGCGGCTTCTGCCGGCGCTCGCGGCATCACGCCTTCCACACGGGGGGAGCCGTGGGCGCCAGCAGCGTCCTGCTCATCCTTCCCGAGGAAGCGCACCCCGAGGAGAAGGAGGGCCTCCCGGTGAAGCCGCCCCGCGGCGTGGTGGTCTCCATCCTCTGCAACATGCAGTCCGTCTCCCTCAGCGGCACCGCTTTGAAGATCGCGAGCGAGTTCGAAACAGACAAACTGGCCCAGCAGACCGGACAAAACGGCTCCACGGACTAAGCGGAAGCATTTCCTTGATCCCGGGAGAAAGAACAACATCCTTCTCAAGGAAAGCCAGGCCTCAGACAGGgaagggcttttaaaaaaatcccaatttgccAAAAGCACAAGCAGTTGTTACTCTGCCACTTGAGCTGGTCCTCAACGCACATTTTTCCCTTTGTTTCCTCACGGACGAATTGAGTTCAAGATGAAGAATTGCCTTCTGCGAGGGGATCCGGCACCATGCAAAACCTCTTCAACGTGCAGCCCTCCCACTCCCAGGAGACCTTCTTTCCAACTTTTCCAACGGTCGGGAATTCTGGGAACCCCGGCAGTGATGCTTGTGCAATAAGTAGGGTTCTCTGGACATTCAATAGGATACTTTGCTATTCGACGCCAGTGCCAATGGGACTTTCTTCTGCTTCTTTTGCCTCTGGAGCAGATGCATAGACCAGGCAGACAGCTGCAGGAATGATGGGATGTATAGTTGGATCTACACCGCCATGTgattcccgttcaaagcagataatctggattcagaaactggcggATAAGGCAGTGCAGACGGGGCCAAAGAGGATGACCATGAAGTGCCAACATAGCCAAGAAAATTTGTTTCTCGCTTCCTCTCGACTGCCGGCGGCTCTTAAAGCGTTTTGACGTTTTAAGTGCAAACAACTGCAAAAACTACTCTTCCGGGTATCCCTTGACGTTGTGGTGCTACTATTTGATTAATAAATACAATTACTGCAGTTTTGATCAACCTCTGGACCTGGTAACATTTTTGTAGGCTTAAGGGATgtccaaaggtttttttttgaaaggctcagatattgggttgttgtgtgttttctgggctgagatTGCGAGGTGGCTATAATAATATATAGCGAATAATATCTAAAAAATAACAATATGTAATAGTATGAATAATATCTAAAAAATAACAATATGTAATAGTATGTATAATATCTAAAtctaatagaaaataatataataatatgtaataatatagtGCATatctaatataaaataatagtaataatgatgtaGATTGtataatatctaatataataacataatgaaTAATATCTACTAGAATAACAATATAAGTGGGTATAGTATCTATAATagaaaataacataataatgtgTAATAGTATAGTGTATATTTAatgtaaaataatagtaataatgatatattgtataatatctaatataataacatataatgaaTACTatctaatatgaaataatatataataatacaatgtatagCATCTaataggaaagaatatatatacagtagagtctcacttatccaagctaaacgggccggcagaagcttggataagcgaatatcttggataataaggagggattaaggaaaagcctattaaacatcaaattaggttatgattttacaaattaagcaccaaaacatcatgttatacagcaaatttgacagaaaaagtagttcaatacgcagtaatgttatgttgtaattactgtatttacgaatttagcaccaaaatatcacaatatattgaaaacattgactacagaaatggcttggattatccagaacgttggataagcgagtgttggataagtgagactctactgtaataatataatgtcTAATAtctaatagaaaataaaataatacatataatacaatGTCTAACATCTAATAGAAAATAacaaaagcatatatatataatagaaaattatatatataataatataaagtatAACATAGAatagaaaataatatatataatatgtataacatctaatagaaaataataatgtatataataatataatctataacaTCGAATAGAAAATTATACATAATGCATAATATCTAATAGAAAATAACAATACTGGCAATGCCTGGCAGACTTCCGGTGCCTAGGTCAGGGCCGGAGGCGTaagactacgactcccaggaggCGTTGCGCGCGGGCGGAAGTGTGGGCGTGGCGTGTGCCGGGCGCCTCTCCCTGGGCCTGGCTTCCGCTCGGGGCTCAGTCGGGAGGAAGATGGCGAAGACGTACGACTACCTGTTCAAGCTGCTGCTGATCGGGGACTCGGGCGTGGGCAAGACCTGCCTGCTCTTCCGCTTCAGCGAGGACGCCTTCAACACCACCTTCATCTCCACCATCGGTGAGCCCCAGGGCGGCGGGGGAGGCGGAGGGCCCGGCCGGCCTCTGAGGGGACGCCCCGGGGAGGGAAATCACGCAAGGCAGGCCTCCGCGGGGAAGCAAGGCCGCGCCTCGGTCATACTCGCATCTTCATCATAGGAAGAGTAATAATAAATGTCTCCTTGGGCAGAGGGAAAGCCGGGTGGGaataacacataataataataataataatagatataaacataaacataatgttaataataataatatggtagtaataatataattataataatattcgtggtggaaataaacataataataataataatataattattataataattggggtggaaataaacataatataataataataatgacaacaacaatgtcTCCTGGAGAGGAaataacacataataataattataataatataattataataataatcgtaTAATAAATGGGGTGGATATAAAGATAatggcaataataaaaataatattataataatggtagtaaaataatataattatgagAATTAGGGTggaaataagcataataataataatatgatagtaacaatataataaatggggtggacataaacataataataatataataagagtaATAATGTAATTACTATAATAGTTGGGGtggaaatgaacataataataataataataataatgttccctGAAGAGGAAAAGCCAGGTGGGagtaacacataataataatatactattatattattattattattattattattattattaaataaaacacagtggtgcagcaggttaaaccgctgagctgctgaacttgctgatcgaaaggtcagtggtCCAAATACGGGGAGCAGGGAGAGCCtctgctgtcagccctagcttctgccaacatagcagtttgaaaacatgcagatgtgagtagatcagtaggtactccTTCAGCGACAAGGTAATGgtgttcatgcagtcatgccaatagccacatgaccttggaggtgtctacggacaacgccagctctttggcttagaaatggagatgag is a window of Anolis carolinensis isolate JA03-04 unplaced genomic scaffold, rAnoCar3.1.pri scaffold_11, whole genome shotgun sequence DNA encoding:
- the lactb gene encoding serine beta-lactamase-like protein LACTB, mitochondrial; translation: MHNIKFDAIGFRLPLTTGLYRTRKERVSLSSALPRRRCRGASPSNARPSRGPGAWAWRRGAMLRGLAAAGLRKGASFGRRGGGDRKGKGFPRWGLGLGLGLAAAAVSSAAGSDDMEAGWDPQERPRRAAAYSRAQAASRDLLRRVKDEVGAPGIVVGVSVDGKEVWSEGMGFADVENRVPCRPETVLRIASISKPLAMVAAAKLWEEGKLDLDAPVQKYVPEFPEKEYEGEKVTVTTRLLASHLSGIRHYEKDVSKVKEEKEKANQALKAAAKGPAKEKEDKAAEKSKGSDAKGGKKKGEFEHEEYYLKERIEHVMDSLDIFKNDPLFFKPGSQFLYSTHGFTLLSAVVERASGQRFTDYMLQIFRDLDMSATGLDENEPLIYNRGRYYTHNKKGRLVNAPFVDNSYKWAGGGFVSTVGDLLKFGNAMLYSYQLGSVPESLPAGQLPGYLKPGTVAMLWSTESACPKEGRYGLAWFVSEGRQECGFCRRSRHHAFHTGGAVGASSVLLILPEEAHPEEKEGLPVKPPRGVVVSILCNMQSVSLSGTALKIASEFETDKLAQQTGQNGSTD